A stretch of the Gossypium hirsutum isolate 1008001.06 chromosome D07, Gossypium_hirsutum_v2.1, whole genome shotgun sequence genome encodes the following:
- the LOC107953543 gene encoding uncharacterized protein isoform X1 — translation MAGREVREYTNLSDPKDKRWGKGKDKLDDEDIAFQRMVAKMQEVAGERGGYLHGRGALDSDDLLYLKEQMEAEEDAERLLRRTEKRAFAAFKKAASLADSSPASFPLPLRVEPKPKSGIRQQDLLKKVVEVKPKRPKISSPSSSEPEGNQSNLQSQGQESNHEKKVGHCVSESNTAEKQNKVEKSTKSLLGLAYASSDDDDDDDDDD, via the exons ATGGCAGGGAGAGAAGTTCGTGAGTACACCAATCTGAGCGACCCCAAAG ATAAAAGGTGGGGCAAAGGAAAGGACAAACTGGACGATGAAGATATTGCTTTCCAGCGTATGGTTGCCAAG ATGCAAGAGGTTGCTGGAGAACGTGGAGGCTACCTACATGGGCGGGGCG CTTTGGACAGTGATGATTTACTCTATCTCAAGGAGCAGATGGAAGCAGAGGAGGATGCTGAACGCCTCCTGCGCCGTACCGAGAAACGGGCATTTGCTGCATTTAAG AAAGCTGCAAGTTTAGCAGATTCCTCACCTGCATCCTTTCCTCTTCCTCTTCGAGTTGAACCCAAGCCAAAGAGTGGAATCag ACAGCAAGATTTGCTGAAAAAAGTTGTGGAAGTTAAACCGAAACGGCCCAAAATTTCATCTCCCTCCAGCTCTGAGCCTGAGGGGAATCAATCCAATTTACAATCTCAGGGGCAGGAGTCCAACCATGAGAAGAAGGTTGGGCATTGTGTTTCGGAATCAAATACAGCAGAAAAGCAGAATAAGGTGGAAAAGTCTACCAAATCCTTATTAGGCTTAGCCTATGCAAGttctgatgatgatgatgatgatgatgatgatgattga
- the LOC107953544 gene encoding mannose-1-phosphate guanyltransferase alpha, translating to MGISDEKVVAVIMVGGPTKGTRFRPLSLNIPKPLFPLAGQPMVHHPISACKRIPNLAQIYLVGFYEEREFAMYVSSISTELRVPVRYLREDKPHGSAGGLYNFRDLIMEDNPSHIFLLNCDVCCSFPLPEMLEAHKRYGGMGTILVIKVSAESASEFGELVADPITNELLHYTEKPETFVSDRINCGVYVFTPDIFTAIQGVSSQRKDRANLRRLSSFEALQSATRNPPSDFVRLDQDILTPFAGKKKLYTYETMDFWEQIKTPGKSLKCSGLYLAQFRFTSPNLLASGDGTKSATIIGDVNIHPSAKVHPSAKIGPNVSISANARIGAGVRLISCIILDGVEIMENAVVFHAIVGWKSSIGKWSRVQAEGDYKAKLGITILGEAVTVEDEVVVTNSIVLPHKMLNVSVQDEILL from the exons ATGGGGATATCAGATGAGAAAGTGGTTGCTGTGATCATGGTGGGTGGACCCACGAAAG GCACTCGGTTTCGTCCATTGTCATTGAACATTCCAAAGCCTTTGTTTCCTTTGGCTGGACAACCTATGGTTCATCACCCCATTTCTGCTTGTAAAAGG ATTCCAAATCTAGCACAGATTTATCTAGTCGGTTTCTATGAAGAGCGTGAATTCGCTATGTATGTCTCATCAATCTCTACTGAGTTAAGAGTTCCAGTCAG ATACTTAAGGGAAGACAAACCACATGGTTCAGCTGGTGGGCTTTACAACTTCAGAGATCTGATCATGGAAGATAATCCG TCTCATATCTTCTTGCTGAATTGTGATGTTTGCTGCAGTTTTCCACTCCCAGAAATGCTTG AGGCTCACAAAAGATATGGTGGTATGGGAACTATCCTAGTAATCAAG GTTTCAGCTGAATCAGCCAGTGAGTTTGGGGAGTTGGTAGCAGATCCCATCACCAATGAACTGTTACATTATACAGAGAAACCTGAAACTTTC GTAAGTGACCGAATCAACTGTGGTGTCTATGTGTTTACACCAGATATTTTTACTGCTATCCAAGGTGTTTCCTCTCAACGGAAAGACAGAG CCAATCTGAGACGTCTTTCCAGCTTTGAAGCCCTCCAGTCTGCTACAAG GAATCCTCCGTCAGATTTTGTAAGGTTGGATCAAGACATCCTTACCCCTTTTGCTGGGAAGAAGAAGTTGTATACATATGAGACCATGGATTTCTGGGAACAAATCAAAACACCGGG AAAGTCCTTAAAGTGTTCTGGCCTGTATCTTGCACAATTTCGGTTCACCTCTCCCAATCTTTTGGCTAGTGGGGATGGTACAAAAAGTGCCACCATTATTGGCGATGTTAATATTCATCCATCAGCAAAAGTACATCCAAGTGCCAAG ATCGGTCCCAATGTCTCAATATCTGCTAATGCGCGTATAGGAGCAGGTGTAAGGCTCATTAGCTGTATCATTCTTGATGGCGTTGAAATCATG GAAAATGCTGTTGTTTTTCATGCAATTGTAGGGTGGAAGTCTTCTATCGGGAAATGGTCCCGTGTTCAG GCTGAAGGAGACTATAAAGCAAAACTCGGAATCACAATTCTTG GAGAAGCAGTGACTGTTGAAGATGAAGTCGTGGTCACCAATAGCATTGTTCTTCCGCACAAGATGTTAAACGTCAGTGTTCAAGACGAAATACTATTATGA
- the LOC107953543 gene encoding uncharacterized protein isoform X3, translating to MQEVAGERGGYLHGRGALDSDDLLYLKEQMEAEEDAERLLRRTEKRAFAAFKKAASLADSSPASFPLPLRVEPKPKSGIRQQDLLKKVVEVKPKRPKISSPSSSEPEGNQSNLQSQGQESNHEKKVGHCVSESNTAEKQNKVEKSTKSLLGLAYASSDDDDDDDDDD from the exons ATGCAAGAGGTTGCTGGAGAACGTGGAGGCTACCTACATGGGCGGGGCG CTTTGGACAGTGATGATTTACTCTATCTCAAGGAGCAGATGGAAGCAGAGGAGGATGCTGAACGCCTCCTGCGCCGTACCGAGAAACGGGCATTTGCTGCATTTAAG AAAGCTGCAAGTTTAGCAGATTCCTCACCTGCATCCTTTCCTCTTCCTCTTCGAGTTGAACCCAAGCCAAAGAGTGGAATCag ACAGCAAGATTTGCTGAAAAAAGTTGTGGAAGTTAAACCGAAACGGCCCAAAATTTCATCTCCCTCCAGCTCTGAGCCTGAGGGGAATCAATCCAATTTACAATCTCAGGGGCAGGAGTCCAACCATGAGAAGAAGGTTGGGCATTGTGTTTCGGAATCAAATACAGCAGAAAAGCAGAATAAGGTGGAAAAGTCTACCAAATCCTTATTAGGCTTAGCCTATGCAAGttctgatgatgatgatgatgatgatgatgatgattga
- the LOC107953545 gene encoding UPF0426 protein At1g28150, chloroplastic, which yields MGVVCLTNSCWSALGTWKKPLSFSVNFNSNSKRRVIKAFFFDPNQVPILNQAVKEPVAFMGGMFAGILRLDLNEEPLKEWVARTVEASNISEDDISEGLQEEEDTRQQIEID from the exons ATGGGCGTCGTCTGTCTGACCAACTCTTGCTGGTCTGCTCTG GGGACTTGGAAGAAACCTTTGTCGTTTTCCGTGAATTTCAATTCAAACTCCAAGCGGAGGGTCATCAAAGCTTTTTTCTTCGATCCCAATCAAGTGCCCATCCTCAATCAAGCTGTTAAG GAGCCAGTAGCCTTCATGGGTGGGATGTTTGCTGGGATTTTAAGGCTTGATTTGAATGAAGAGCCATTAAAGGAATGGGTTGCTAGAACTGTGGAAGCCTCTAACATCAGTGAGGATGATATTTCTGAAGGACTCCAGGAGGAAGAAGACACCCGTCAACAAATTGAGATTGATTGA
- the LOC107953543 gene encoding uncharacterized protein isoform X2: protein MVAKMQEVAGERGGYLHGRGALDSDDLLYLKEQMEAEEDAERLLRRTEKRAFAAFKKAASLADSSPASFPLPLRVEPKPKSGIRQQDLLKKVVEVKPKRPKISSPSSSEPEGNQSNLQSQGQESNHEKKVGHCVSESNTAEKQNKVEKSTKSLLGLAYASSDDDDDDDDDD from the exons ATGGTTGCCAAG ATGCAAGAGGTTGCTGGAGAACGTGGAGGCTACCTACATGGGCGGGGCG CTTTGGACAGTGATGATTTACTCTATCTCAAGGAGCAGATGGAAGCAGAGGAGGATGCTGAACGCCTCCTGCGCCGTACCGAGAAACGGGCATTTGCTGCATTTAAG AAAGCTGCAAGTTTAGCAGATTCCTCACCTGCATCCTTTCCTCTTCCTCTTCGAGTTGAACCCAAGCCAAAGAGTGGAATCag ACAGCAAGATTTGCTGAAAAAAGTTGTGGAAGTTAAACCGAAACGGCCCAAAATTTCATCTCCCTCCAGCTCTGAGCCTGAGGGGAATCAATCCAATTTACAATCTCAGGGGCAGGAGTCCAACCATGAGAAGAAGGTTGGGCATTGTGTTTCGGAATCAAATACAGCAGAAAAGCAGAATAAGGTGGAAAAGTCTACCAAATCCTTATTAGGCTTAGCCTATGCAAGttctgatgatgatgatgatgatgatgatgatgattga